The bacterium BMS3Abin14 genome includes a region encoding these proteins:
- the cph2_2 gene encoding phytochrome-like protein cph2, producing the protein MDHDPVTGFLMYAGFHGSLARELSRGRRARRPLTLALVSVGGWEAYLAEKGPVAADRVIGEIAALLKDECRDFDTMGRYSPSIFSIIFPELDVVHGVMVVSRILGGVLKKAASVKGAESLELSAAVAGYPDDASTTDRLMEIAEASLLRAVEEKSGKVARWTEDV; encoded by the coding sequence ATGGATCATGATCCCGTAACCGGTTTCCTCATGTATGCCGGGTTTCACGGTTCCCTGGCCCGGGAACTGTCGAGGGGCAGGAGGGCGCGCCGGCCTCTGACCTTGGCCCTCGTCTCGGTGGGGGGATGGGAGGCGTACCTTGCCGAAAAAGGCCCTGTCGCTGCCGACAGGGTCATTGGCGAAATTGCGGCATTGCTGAAGGATGAATGTCGTGATTTCGACACCATGGGAAGGTACAGCCCGTCGATATTCTCCATCATCTTCCCTGAGCTGGATGTGGTCCATGGTGTTATGGTCGTATCCCGAATCCTCGGGGGAGTATTGAAGAAGGCCGCATCGGTGAAAGGCGCCGAGTCCCTGGAATTAAGCGCCGCAGTTGCCGGTTATCCCGATGACGCTTCGACCACCGATAGGCTCATGGAGATAGCAGAGGCTTCCCTTCTCAGGGCTGTCGAGGAGAAATCCGGCAAGGTGGCCAGGTGGACGGAGGACGTATAA
- the rhlB gene encoding ATP-dependent RNA helicase RhlB has product MTETDFNSLNLPQTVLKGIKDAGFTEMSPIQRQAMPIALSGKDLCAQAQTGTGKTAAFLISLFSEILQGGIRKNDPRPQALILAPTRELAMQIYREGVLLGSHTGLRMAAVYGGEGFTRQEKKLRSGLDLVVGTPGRLLDFVRRKILDLGGVRYLVIDEADRLLDLGFWDELKHILRRLPPVKSRQSMLFSATLDGSTRKIVSGHMNHPVNIAIHPERITAKGIDQTVYHVDQDFKFRLLLGILAREEIPKGLIFTNMKITAAWVAKKLEENGFGKVGLLTGDMRQPMRNRVLERFKEGKVPLLVASDVASRGLHIDDVTHIINYDVPQDPEDYVHRIGRTARAGKKGKAYTLACDRYCWSLPDIEKLLTHPLPYQVPYEKDYGVDRTPEFTIRKMIREEGRKKRKPAGEHSTGKRSFKSRGRNRPGR; this is encoded by the coding sequence GTGACAGAAACCGATTTTAACTCCCTGAACCTTCCGCAGACTGTTCTGAAGGGGATAAAGGACGCCGGGTTTACCGAGATGAGCCCCATCCAGCGCCAGGCCATGCCGATCGCCCTCAGCGGGAAGGACCTCTGCGCCCAGGCTCAGACAGGCACAGGGAAGACCGCGGCCTTCCTGATCAGCCTTTTTTCAGAGATCCTCCAGGGCGGCATCCGGAAAAACGACCCCCGTCCGCAGGCTCTCATTCTGGCCCCCACCCGCGAACTGGCCATGCAGATATACCGGGAGGGGGTTCTCCTGGGTTCCCATACCGGCCTTCGCATGGCCGCGGTATACGGCGGAGAGGGCTTTACCCGGCAGGAAAAGAAGCTCCGTTCCGGGCTTGACCTTGTGGTCGGCACCCCCGGGCGGCTCCTGGATTTTGTCCGCCGGAAAATTCTGGATCTGGGCGGGGTCCGCTACCTGGTCATCGACGAGGCCGACCGGCTCCTGGACCTTGGCTTCTGGGATGAGCTGAAGCATATCCTTCGACGTCTGCCCCCCGTTAAATCCCGACAGTCCATGCTCTTTTCGGCGACCCTCGACGGAAGCACCCGGAAGATTGTCAGCGGCCACATGAACCATCCGGTAAACATAGCAATCCACCCCGAGAGGATCACGGCCAAAGGGATAGATCAGACCGTCTATCACGTGGATCAGGACTTCAAGTTCCGTCTGCTTCTGGGAATCCTTGCCAGGGAGGAAATCCCCAAGGGGCTCATCTTCACCAACATGAAGATCACCGCGGCGTGGGTGGCAAAAAAACTGGAGGAAAACGGTTTCGGGAAGGTGGGGCTTCTCACCGGCGACATGAGGCAGCCCATGCGAAACCGGGTCCTGGAGCGTTTCAAGGAAGGAAAGGTGCCCCTCCTTGTTGCTTCCGATGTGGCCTCAAGGGGTCTGCACATCGACGACGTGACGCACATCATCAACTACGACGTCCCCCAGGACCCGGAGGATTATGTCCACCGGATCGGCCGCACCGCCAGAGCGGGCAAAAAAGGAAAAGCATACACCCTCGCCTGCGACAGATACTGCTGGTCACTCCCCGACATCGAAAAGCTGCTCACCCATCCGCTCCCCTACCAGGTTCCCTATGAGAAAGATTACGGGGTGGACAGGACTCCCGAATTTACCATCAGAAAAATGATAAGGGAGGAAGGAAGGAAAAAAAGGAAACCCGCCGGGGAACACTCCACCGGGAAACGCAGCTTCAAGAGCCGCGGGAGAAATCGTCCTGGCCGCTGA